The genomic interval GGGCTACCCGCGCGACAAGCTCTGGGCCGCCCAGGACGCGGCGGCGGAAGCGGTACGTGCGCTGCCCGACGGCACGTACTTCGCGATCGTCGCAGGACGCCACACCGCCGAGCTGGTGTACCCCACGCCGTCGCAGTCCCTCGCCCGCGCCGACGCGACCACCCGCGAGGAGGCCCTGGAGGCCGTCGCCCGCCTCGTCCCCAGCGGCGGCACCGCCATCGGCAGCTGGCTCGCGCTCGCCCGCGAGCTGTTCGGCCACGAGCCGCTCGGCCAGCGCCCCGGGGCCGCGGTCCGGCACGCCCTGCTCCTCAGCGACGGCCGCAACGAGCACGAGGAGCGCAACGCGCTCGAAGCCGAACTGGCCGCCTGCGCAGGCACATTCACCTGCGACACCCGTGGCATCGGCGAGGACTGGGACCCCGACGAACTGCAACTGGTCGCCGACAGCCTGAACGGCCGCGCCGACGCCGTACGCGACCTCGACGAACTCCCCGGCGAGTTCCGCGCCGTAACCGCCGAGTCGGCCGCCCGCACCCTCACCGGTCTGCGCCTGCGCCTCACCCACCGCCCCGGCAGCGCCCCGCTGACCGTCCAGCAGGTCCACCCCACGCGCCGCGACCTCCTCCGGGAAGCGGTGACGACGGGCGAACGGTGCCTGGAATTCCGTACGCCGCCGTGGGGCGAGGAGACCCGGGAGTACCTGGTGTGCGTGGCCGCCGCCCGTACGCCGCAGGAGCCGGTCGACCGGGCGCTGTGGCTGGCCGACCTGAAGGTGGTCCAGGAACCGGACGCGGAGGCCCCGCATCCCCACCTCCCGCCCGCCAGACCCGTGCTGGTCCGCTGGACGCGCCATCACGACCTCTACAGCCAGTACGACCCCAAGGTGGCGCACTACGCCCACCACGACGCCCTCGTGCGCGGCCTCGAAGAGGGCCGCGCCGCCCACCGCGCGGGCGATGTGCCGCGCGCACTCGCGGCGTGGGGCGAGGCCGTGCGCCGCGCCCACGCCATGGGCAACCAGCCCATGCTGCAGCGCCTCGGCGACGTCGTGCGCATCATCGACGCGGAGACGGGCGAGGTGGAGGTATGCCCCGACATCAGGCCCCTCGACATCAATTCGGCGATGGTCCTGCGGGCGCACAGCACAATGCTGCCACCGCCGAGGAGCCCCAAGTGAGCCGTGCATTACGTCACTTCTGGAGCTCGGCCACCGGCGACAACGGCATCAGCACCGTCGACTACCTGCGCCGTCAGCTCCTGTGGCTGCTCGCCCTCACCGCGATCGGCGGCGCGGCGCTCTTCGGCGCGTACGACGTCGTGCACCGCGACACCGCCGCGATCCGCGACCGTACGGGACCCGCAGTCGTCGAACTGGCCAGGGCGCACACCCTGCTCCGGCAGGCCCACGCGACGGCGGAGGAGCACATCGTCTACCTCACGAAGAACCGGGACCGGCCCGACATTCTCAGCCTCGGCGAGGAGTACGGCAGCCTGCTCACCGAGGCGAGACAGAGCCTCGACCGGGCGCAGCGCACCGGCGCCCTGGACCGGGGCGACCGGCAGACGCTGCGCATCGTGTCCGGGCTCGTCGACGGGTACGCGAACCGGATCGACGGGGCCTGGAAGCAGTACGGCAAGCCCGAGTTGAGCCGCGCCAACCTCTCGTACGCGAAGACGATGATGTACGCCGAGAAGTCCGGCGTACTCGACCGGATCACCAAGCTGCAGAAGAGGCAGAGCGCCGCGCTCGACCGGCACGAGGACTGGGGCACAGCGCCGCTGCTGGCCTGGCCGGCCGCGATAACCGCCTGCCTGCTGCTCGGCGTACGGCTGGTGGGCACGCAGGTCTTCCTGCGGCGGCGCTTCCGGCTGCGGCTGAGCATCCCGCTGGCCGCGGTGACGCTGTTGCTGGCCGCGGTGCCGGTGCTCGCGTTCGGAACGTGGCAGGCCCATGCGTGCCAGGCGGCGGTGCAGGACGTCGTCGGACTGCTGGAGCCTGCCGGGAAGGCGGCGGCCCCGGCACTGTCCCGGCAGGACACGATCGACGAGGTCGAGGCGAGGATGGCCGAGGCCGTGCGGGAGAGGGACGCCGGGACGTGGGCCCGGGTCACGGCGTTCATTCCGCCGGCGGGCCTGCTGATCGGAGGAGTCATCGCGTGGACGCTCCAGTCGCACCTGGCCGAGTACGCCGTCCCGCGCACGAGGGGTGGCGTACGCCGATGAAACGCACCGCAGGTGTTGTCCGTACGGTCGTCGCCCTGTGCCTGCTGGCCGGTCTCGCCCTCTCGGCCTCCGGCTGCGCGGAGGAGCCGAAGCCGAGTGTGAGCGTGCTGGGGCCGTGGACCGGTGACGAGGAGGAGAGCTTCGAGAAGGTGCTGAACGAGTTCCGCAAGACGGGTGTGGACGTCGACTACGAGGGCACCACTTCCCTGCGCGAAACCCTGGTCGCCCAGGTGCAGGCCGGGTCGCCGCCCGACATCGCCGTACTGAACAGCGTCGGCGAACTCACCGAGTACGCGCACGACGGCGAGCTGATCCCGCTCCCGGACGCGATACGCGAACGCTCGCCGGCGCCCTGGGCGCCCGAACTGACCGTGGGCGGACGCAAGAACACGTACTGGACGCCGGTCAAGGTCGACCTCAAGAGCGTGGTCTGGCACTACACGGACCGATCCGCGGGGAAGGGCGCGTGGTGCCTCGGCATGGGCTCGGGCGCGACGTCCGGCTGGCCGGGCACCGACTGGATCGAGGACATCCTGCTCCAGCGCTCCGGCCCCGCGGTGTACGAGCAGTGGGCGACGGGCGAGCTGTCCTGGGAGAGCGAGGAAGTGCGCGACGCGTGGGAGACGTGGGGCCGCATCATCACCGCCGAGGGCGGCCGGGCCGGGGCGGCGGCCCTGCGCAACGGCTTCGAGGGCAACGACGGCAAGGGCCTGCTGAAGCGGAAGGGTGAGTGCGTGCGCGAGCACCAAGGCAGCTTCGCCCGACGGCTGTACGACCAGGACGTCCGCTTCACGCCGAGCGCGAAGGCGGTCGGGGGTCTGGCCAACGAGCGGGGCGCGTACGAGGTGTCCGGGGACATGGCGGCGATGTTCCGCGACAGCGGGAGCGCGCGGGAGCTGCTCACGTTCCTCACGGGGGACGCGGCGCGCGAGACATGGGCGGGCATGGACGAGCGCAGCCGGCCGTTCTTCCCTGTGTCGGTGGGGCCGTACGGCGATGCCTGGGCCAACCGCGCTGTCGACCGTGCGCTGACGGGCGCGAGGCGGCTGTGCCTGGATGCGTCGGATGTGATGCCGACGGGGGTGCGGGGGGCGTTCTACCGGGCGGTACTGGAATTCCTCACGGCGCCGGGGGACGAGGAGCTCCTGACGGGGCTGCTGGATCAGCTGGAGCACGAGGCGACGCGGCAGAGGGAGCGGGGGGCGGGGCACGTGCCGTCTGTTTGCGCGGCGCCGGCGGGGGGCGAGTAGGGGAACCGCGCCTGCGGACTAAGGCGGGGGGCGGCGCGGCACCTGCCATAGGATCCCGCAGAGATCAGTGATCATTCGATCCAACGAGGGGGAACTTCTATGTCCTTTGACCGAATCAGCCGCCGCGGTTTGCTGACCGCCACTGCGGGCGCGGGGGCCGCAGTGATCGCCGGCTCGGCGGCGGGAGCAGCCTCGGCTGCCGAGGTTCCGCCGCCGAGCCCGTACCACACCAGGCTTCCACACCAGATAGAGGCGGAGTCGCTGATCGACTACCTGCGGATGCGTCCCTGGAGCGACGGCGCCAACCGCTACAAGACGGCAGGAGAATTCCCCGACGAGAACTCCTCGGTCGTCTGGGGCGCGCCCGGCCACCCGGAGCAGTTCTCGGCGTTCGCACAGTGCTCGTCGTTCATCACCCTGGTCCTGCAGCGGGCCTACGGCACCGGGACGGCGTACGGATGGGCAACCAAGGAGTACTTCAGCCAGCACTTCAATACCGAGGCCGGCAAGCTCTACCCGACGGCCGAAAAGTTCCGTGAGGGCTTCGCGAACGCTGCGAACGTCCCCCATTTCACGGCGGTCACCAAGCCGGTCAACCTGCGTCCCGGAGACCTCGTCGCCCTGGACTACGACGCGGTCACCACCAGCGAGCCGTACACCGGACACATCGTGATGATCCGGGAACGCAAGGGGACATGGAGCTCGCCGGTGGACAGCGAGGTCGGCACCGATGTCGTCCCCTACGTCTTTGACATCATCGACTGCACCAGCAACCCGCACGGCAACCCCGCCGCCTCCGAGACCGCCGAGGCCACCTACCGCGGCTTCCCCGACACCCGCATCGAGGAGACACCCGGCGGGACTCCTGAGTGGACCGAGCACAACGGCGTCGGCTACGGCCACATGGTGTTCTACGGGGACGGCACCACGAACCTCTTCGCCGGCTACCGCTGGGGCGTCAACTCCTCCACCGTCCACAAGGTCACCGCACGCCCGATCGCTGCGGCCCGCGTCTACCTCGGCTGACTCCGGCTGATCACCGTCGCCCCCAAGCGGAAAGCCCGTTCGAACGCGAAGGCGCCATCTATCAGCGCAAGGACGGATGCTGGGAGCCGTCAGCTACGTGCTCGCCGCCGATGGCAGCCGCAAACGCGTCCGCGTCTACGGCACCACCCGCAAGAACGTCGCCGACAAACTCGCCGAGAAGATCAGCGACAGCAACCGCAGCCCGCCTGTGGCGATGGCCGACAGTACGGTGGGCATGTACGTCGCGTACTGGCTGAACAGCGTCGCTATCCACCGGCTGCGGGAGAACACCCACGCCCGCTACGCCGCTTCTATCCGCCTCCACCTCAATCCCGGCCTCGGCGCCAAGAAGCTCGCCCGGCTCACCGCCCGCGACGTGCGCACCTTCCTCGACGGGCTCGGCACCACCTGCCAGTGCTGCGCCCAGGAACGGGACTCGGTTCGGCGGTCCTGCTGCACCATCGGCCAGTGCTGCGCAAAGCGGCTGTCGCCGCTGACCGTGACGTATGTCCACGCGGTCCTCAAGTCCGCCCTGGAACACGCGCTCCGCGAGGACGAACTGCCGCGCAATGTCGCCCGGAACGTCAAGACCACCGCGCCTCGCCCCAGACGATTCCAGCCCCTCACCGCACCCGAGGCCCGGCAGTTCCTCCGGAAGGCCAACGGCGACCGGCTCCATGCCCTGCACGAATTCGCTCTGCGCACCGGACTCCGCAAAGGCGAACTCCTCGGCCTCCACCGGGAAGACCTCGACGGCGGCACCGCCAGCATCCACCGCTCCCTCCAGCCACCCGCACCGGCAGCCTGACCATCCTGCCCACCAAGACCCGCGCCTCCGAACGACGCATCGCCCTCCCCACTGGATGCACCAACTCCCTCAAGCTCCACCGGGAACGACAGCAGGAAGAACGTCAAGCCGCCTGCACCGGCTGGATGGAATACAGCCTCGTTTTCACCGCCCCCACTCGACCCCACCCGCCGCTTCCGCAGCCTCCTCCACCGCGCTGGGCTCCGGATGATCCGCTTCCACGACCTACGCCACTCCACCGCCACCCTGCTCCTGGAGCAAGGCGTCGACCTCGTCGTGATCAAGGAACTCCTCGGCCACGCCCACATCGGCGTCACCACCGGCGTCTACGCCCACGTCCGACTCCGCCTCCAACATCAAGCCATCAACACCCTGGGCGACGCCCTCGGCACGGACAACGACGCCACTCACGACCCACCCGCCACAGCGGCCGTCCTTGACGTTGCCGTCACCGTTGCCGTCAAGGACCTCAGAAGCCCCACCGAACACGCTCGGTGGGGCTTCATCGGCGGTGTTGGAACTCCCAGTTGCCCGGAGCTACCGAGAGCTAAACGCCATTCGCTCGAGAACCCATGCGGGCCAAGGCGAACTCCGCACAGTCCTTCCGTGAGCCTTTCGGCTAGGTCACTTAAAGATCATACGGGTAGAGCTGAATTTCGGGAGCCCGGAAAGAAATGAGATCCTCCACGGGAAGCTCCGACCTTCGGTTTGGGATTTCAATAAGGAGGATGTCCGACCCTACCCTGATCTCTACGACCGAATCATCGCCATCGTCGAATCTGACTACTACGCCCGTAATGAGGGCGGCAGACTCCGCCCCGGCGACCTCCGATATGGAGGTAACGCCCGGAGGGACTGCTGTCCACCCTGCGACCTCTTCCGGAACCTCGATCTCGACATCGAATTGACCCACCTCGGCGGGATTCGACCCCATCCAGCGGCCAGACGCGATGCCAGACTCGCACCTGAAACGCACGATCCCTTGCGAAGGGGATAGGACCTGCAGAACTTCCACTCTCATCATTTCACCCCCAAGGGAACTCGTTGCATTGTGTTGCCGACAGTCCATGCGTTTGTGACGGAGTTCCAATCCCATGTCTCCATGTGGAAATGGAACTTCGTAGGCTTGCTGTTCATCTCGTGATCCCCCATCCGGATGCTGCGGCGCCCATTAGAAGATACGAGACGGTTGGGATCTACCTGCCCGGTCCGCGGGTGAATATTTGTGTACGGACCAGGCCCCAAGAAATCACTCCACGCCTTATCAGCCTGAGAAGGCTTGAGGGGCTTGGGGGCTGTGACCTCCGGCAGGTTGTTGACTGTTTCAGGGGGCGGACAATTTGAATTGTGAACGAGTACCGCCGTGCTACCCGCGAGCACATAGTACGTGTGCAGGCCCTCGATGGTGAGGTTGTAGGTGCGGGTGCGGTCTTCGTACTGGCGGGTTTGGATGACCTTGACTGTGCGACCGTCGTCGGTGCGCAGGGTCATTCCGGGCTTGAGGTCGCCAGCCTCAACCCAGTCATGTGCGGAGACGGACCAGAACGGATGCTCGTAGGTGGCAGTGAGTTTCTCGTTGCCATCCGGAGTGGAGATCGTCAGTTCGGTGAAGCGCTTGTCATCGTCGGTAACGATGGTGGCGGCTACTTCACGTTCGCTGGTTTCACCGGTTTTCGGATCAGTTGCGAGGACCTCGTCACCGGTTTTTATATCTTCGATGGCCTTGGTCTTGCCATCGGCCATGAGAACGCCGGTTCCTGCGAGGAAGCACTTGCACTTCCTAAGGATTTTGCCGACGATTTTGCCTATCTTGGCTGCCTTCAGGATGGGGAGATCGGTGGCTGCCCAAGCACAGCTTTCGCCATGCCGTTCACTGAGGCATTTTCTCCACGCCTCGGTGTCTGGCAAGACCACGCGAATTACAATCTCCGTGAACAAGCCCGATTTGGGGCAGGTTATTTTAAATCCTCTACCGTGCGTGCATGTCTTTGGCGTTTCAGGAGCGGGGACACTGGCTTTGACCTCTACGCTAATCCCCGCGGATTTGCCGTTGCCGTTGCCGCCTCGGTTGCCGTTTCCGTTTCCGCCTCCGTTGCCGTTTCCGTTGTCGCTGTCTCCCTTGCCGCTGTCTCCCTTGCCGCGTTTGCGCGGTCCGCGCGTAGTGTCTCGCGGGTCCCTGCCACCGCCGGGCTCGTACAAACCGGTGGGGTCGCTGTAGGTGAGCGGACTGTTGTAGGCGTAGGCGTACCCGTTGATCTGCTGCGGCTCAACGACATCCATGATCGGGTCCACGGAAATGAACCGGCCGATGGCGGCGTCGTATTCACGGGCGCCAAGGTGGATGAGGCCGGTGGTCGTGGTGTCATCTGTACCGCCGACGAAGCTCTTTGTGCCGGGCCAGGTTGCGGCGGGGGCGCCGCGGGCCTCTCCGAAGGGGAGGGTGCGGCGCTGGGTCATGGCGAGATCGGCGGCTTTGACGGCGATCTGGCCGGTGCCGTTGTGGTCGGCGATGGTGAAGGTGGTGCTGCCGTCGTCGGCCTGGACGGCTTGGTGGCCGTTTCCGAGGTCGATGTAACGGGTGGCTTTGGCTTTGGTGGCTCCCTTGGGGAGAACAAGCTCCGTGTGGCCGAGATACAGCGTGGTTTCGTCGTTTGTACGAGCTATCAGGCGGTTGCCGTCGGCGTCATACAGGTACTCGGTGACCTCGGTGGTGCCGCCTTCGACCGGCTTGGTGACCTTGGCCAGGTGGCCCTCGGTGTCCCAGTCGAGGGTCTGAGTGTCCCCGTCGACCATGCGGGTGCGGGTGTTACCGGCCTCGTCGTACGTGTAGGCGGTCTTCACCGTGCCGCTGGGCCCGACCTGGTTTACCTCCCCGAGGGTGTGGGCCTGCGGGGCTCCAGGGGCGGGGTAGGTGTAGTCGCGCTTGGTGTCCTTGGTGTTGTCGCCGGCGGTGTCGTGCAGAGTCTCGGTCTGGCGGTTGCCGGTCTTGTCGTAGGTGTAGGAATGCCAGTACGGCGCTACACCACCGGTCGCGCTGCCGGAAGGGCCCGTCGAGCAGGTGGTGTCTGCCTCGGTCCAGGCTTCGGTCATGCGGCGCAGGTAGTCGTAGGTGAAGCACTGGTTGTCGGTGCCGGAGCGGGAGACGTCTGCGACGGACAGGATGTTGCCGGCCTGGTCGTAGCGGTACGTCTGGTTGCGGTCGACGCCGTTGACGCCTTCGCGGTCCACGCGTGAGGCGGAGAGGCGCTGGGTGCCCCACTCGTAGTCGTTGGTGACCTGCGTTATTTTCGCGCCGGCGGCGGTGGAGGCGAGTGTGTGCTGCAGCGGCTTGCCGGTCAGCGAGTAGCTGGTGTTGGTTTCGAATCCGTCGCCCAGGAGGGAGACGGGCCGCAATGTCTCGTCGTAGCCGTACGCGTATGAGCCGCCGGCCAGCGAGCCGGCTGCCGAGAAGGAGACGCCTGCTACCAGGCCGGAGGGCTTGTAGGAAGTGCCGGTCTGGTAGGTCCCCGCGAGGGCCGTGCCTTCCGAGGCCGGGATTTCCACGGCGGTGCGCTGCGGTCGGTAGAGGGGGTCGTACTGGGTGATGCGTGTGGTGTAGGCGTCGGTGCCCACGTATCGAGTACTTGAGGCGAGTTGGCCCTTGGCGCCTGTGACGGTGTCGTAGGTCCATGCGGCCCGCAGGGTGCCGGTGGCGCTGTTCTCGCGGAGCTGGGTCTTACGGCCCAGGCCGTCGTAGGCGTGGTGCAGGACCTTCTTGTACCCGTCAGCGTCCGACACGAGCTTGCCGTGGTCAGTGGTGGTGACGAGTTGCCCGCGGTCGTCGTACGTGCTCTTGGTGGTGCCCCGGTCGGGATCAACGACCTCGGTCTTGTGGCCAAGCAGGTCGTAGGCGTACTTCCACCTGTTGCCCGCCGGGTCAGTGATCTGGGAGAGCTTGCCTGCGGGTGTGTAGGTGTAGGTGGTGGAGTCGTAGGCGGCGGTGGTGCTGCGGGAGTGGTGCTGGCGCAGTTCTGTGGCCTGCCCGCGTGCGTCGGTGAGGGTTGTGGTGGCTGTGCCGCCCTGTGGTGGGATGACCGTGGTCCGGTCGCCGTCGTAGAGGGTCTGGGTGATGCCGAGGACGGTGCCGCCGTCGCCGTTGCCGGCGATTTGCCTGGCTTCCGTTTCGCGTCCCAGCCCGTCGTAGGCGTGACGGCTTTGGGTCTCCACGCTCAGGGCGTTTTCGGGGGCGAAGAGGTCCCGGCTTGGTGCGCCCGTTGTGTAGTAGGAGGCGAAGGTCTTGGCGACCTGGCCGCGCTCGTCGTAGAAGGTGTCGGTCAGCAGGCGTCCGCTGTCGGGGCCCACGTCCTGGGTCTGGCGCGGGCGCAGCAGTCCGTCGTAGATGGTGTACGAGGCAATCTGGGCACCGCTGTTGTTCAGGGTCTGAGTGCGTACGGCGACTTCCTTGCCTTCTTCGATGAAGTAGTCGAAGGCATAGGAGGGAGTCAGAGAGGTAGCGCGGTTGGGCAACCAGACCTTGGCGGAGCGGCCGAGCGCGTCGTAGGTGAGGGTGGTGACCCGATTGTTGGTGTCGGTCTTGGTGGTGGGCTGGCCGCGCAGGGGGTCCAGGGCGAGCACCGTCGTCTGAGCGGTGGTGCTGTCCGCGGAGTCGGCGGGCGGAGTGGTCGAGGTGACCGTGGTGGGGAAGCCCGTGGTGGGGCTGTAGGTGGTGGTCTTCGTGCGGCCGTCGGTGCGCGCGGCGCGTACCGCGGCGGCTGTGCCAGTGACGGTGACGTTGGCGGTGAGGTCGGTGCTGGTCAGCTCGCGGCCGTAGCCGTCGAAGGTGGTGCCGGCCTCCAGGTAGGTGGCGGTCGTGCCGTCGTGCTTCTTCAGCGTGGCGGTCGCGGTCTCGTCACCCTTGGTGGGGGCGGCTCCGTAGGCGAGGCCGTCGTAAGCGCTGCGGACGTCGGAGATGACGTCGGTTGCACGGTTGGGTGTGGTGTTGTCGCAGTCCGTCGCAAGGGTTTCGACCTGCGAGGGCAGGACGAGGATCGCTGAAGCGGCGGGGTACGTGGTGAGGGTGCACTGGTTGTCGTCTGCCGTGGAGGTGTCACCGCGGTCGTCGAGTTCGGTGATGCGTCCGGCGACGGTGTCGTATGTGGTCGACTTGGTGGTCGTGCGCCACTTGGTGCCCGCGCCGTTGTCCAGAGACGTGTACGCGGTGGAGTTGGCGGTGCCGGTGAAGTTGGCGGTCACCGTGCCCCAGGAGCGGACCTTCTTGGCTGTCTCGTGGTGCCAGGGCCGCTCAATGGTCTTGGAGAGGATGTTCCCGCCGGGGCCGGAGTAGTCGACCGTCTTGTAGACGAATCCGGCAGCGGCTGGATTGTCGGTAATTGACTCACCCTCGCCCGTTTCGAGCGCGACGGTGACGGACTTGGTGGTGTCACCGGAGGCGTCCTTGCGGTCGCCGTCCATGCCGCGCAGGAAATAGGTGTCCTGCTGCGTCTTCATGGCGGCGTCTCCTCCCTGGCCGCCGGTCTTGACCCGTACCTGGCCGTAGCCACGCCATTGGGACCAGGTCTTGTGCTTTTCCTTGGTCATGCCGTCGTCATCGTCGTAGTGCCATGCCCCGCCGCCCAGGTACGAGTAGGCGGTCACGGCGTCTGGAGCGCGCCCGGTGCGGTCGGTGGCGGTGACGGAATCGACGACGTACTTGTTGAACCAGTGCCGCTCCGGGGCCTCGGTGTCACTGCCGCCGAGCATCTGCGGGAAGCAGCGGGTGGTGTTGGTCTCCGGAGTGGGCAGTGCCGTAGCACTGCATGCGGGGGCGGAGTAGTTGACATCGGTCTGGCCGCCGTGCTCGTCGGCGATGGTGGACAGCCGGGCCTTGATGAAGGGGGCGTAGCCGTCGCCGGTGGTGTCCATCCGGTTGGCCAGCTGCGTGTACGCGAGCGTGGTCTTCGGCAGCGTGATCGGCGTGGCTGCGGTGTGGCCGGTGCGTTGGATGGAGTCCAGCAGCAACTGGTAGTCGATGTCTGCCTGGCCCCAGCGGTGGGCCAGCGCCCAGGAGTCGACCTTGGCGTGGGTGCCGTCGGCCTGCAGGACCTGGGTGGTAATGCTGGTCAGCCGTTTGCGGGTCCAGAAGCTGGGGGCCAGGCGCCCCTGATCGCAGTCCGTGCCGGCAGTGCAGTTCATGTCCCACGGCGTGTCGTACCAATAAAACGAGTCCGTGCCGATCGAGGCACAGTCCGTCTGGCTGTTGGGAATGCACCGCTCGGAGCTTGTGAAGTCCACCTTGGCCAATGGCTTGGTGCCGTACATGGAACTGGACTTCAGGCCGTACTCGATGCGGTCGAGGTAGCCGCCTCGGGTGTAGGGGGTGTCGTCGGTGGCCTTGAGATTGCGGCCGTAGTGGTTGGTCTCTTTGTTGTAGTAGTAGGACATGGCGTTGCCGTGCGTGTCGACTGCGTAGTCGAGGTTCCAGCGCCAGGCCTGCTGACACCAGGACTCGGCGAATGTGGCGCCGTGACACTTCTCGCCGTCATCATCGCCGTAGACGGGAACGGTCCAGGTGGAGTCAGTGGCTTCCTTGCCATCGACCCAGCCGGGCAAGCGGTGGTAACCAAAGTAGTAACGGGCACCGTCCGGTGCAGTCAGACGCCAGTACTCACCGTCGTTGTCGCCGTTGCCCCGATTAGTCGAGGTCAGGCGGTTGATGAGAGTGCCGTCGTCCTTCTTGAGCTTCCACTCGTTAACCGTGCCGGTGGGGACGAGTTCACCGCCCTTGCCGTTGAAGGTGATGAACGCGTTGTCGTAGCCCCAGCAGAGATCGCCGGGCTTGTTGCCGTCCGCGTTCTCGATACCGTCGTCCGCGCATGGCTTGTAGCGCCGCTCGATGTAGCCGGGCGACAGGTCGAATCCGTCACCGACCCAGGAGGACTGACTGTTGGTACCACCGGTACGCCCGTCGACCGTGCCGGAGGAGTACGCCAGGTTCACCTTCGGAGCCAGGTCACCCGGCACTTCAGGCACCGGAATGTCGTATGCCCAGCCGAAGTCACCAGAGTTGAGTTCGGTGCTCCAGGTCGAGGAGGCGGAAAGGGGCGTTGCCTTGTAGTCGCCCGTCTTTCCGGAGTCATCGGCTACCGCTGCCATGACCGTGGGCCCTGACGCGCTCAGGGAGACCGCCTTGGCGGTCAGCGTCTGCTTCTCTGTGTCGTTGTCCGTCACCACGGGGGTAGCTGTGCGGCACGCCGCCTTGCCCGGCGTGGTGAGCACGCAGGCCGGCAGCTTCACCAGGGTCAGGCGGGAGGCGTAGCCACCGCCGAATGCCTCAGCAAAGGAGGAGTAGTCCACCTGCGTACCGATGGTCCCCTTCGTGCCCTTCTTACGGGACTCGAGGCTGAACAGCAGACCGTCAACCCCTGCCTTCCGGGCTGTACCGCGCGGAAGGACACGTGCCTCGACCTTGCCGCCGGCGGCTGTCTTGGCATGTTTCGTCGACAACGTGTGCAGTCGCACGGGCAGGCTGTCGGCCTTGAACCGGGCGCCAGTCTTCGTCGTCGGTTTGGGCAGTTCGACCACTGCCGTTCCGGCCTTTGGCCAGGCGGCCTTCGGCTTGCGCTGAGGGGTCCGGAGCCCCTTTTGAACCGTGCGAGGAACGATCTTCCCGCTGTCGTGTCCGGCGATGGGCTTCTCTGACTTGGGCAACCCCGGAAGGTTGCTGCCCGCCGTCGCCGTCGGCGCAAGAGCCGTAGCTTGGAGGAGGGTGGCCACCATCACCGTGGAGGCGCCCAGCGCAATTCTGCGCCGCAGCTGCCCACCACGCCGAGGTGGTGATATGCCGTTCATTCCTTGATCAATCCTTTTCGGATCAGCGCTCATCGGCACAGCCGTGAGGAGCATGCACGGGAACATCAACAAACACAGGCGAGCGGTGGGGCGGGCCAAAG from Streptomyces spiramyceticus carries:
- a CDS encoding tyrosine-type recombinase/integrase — its product is MIRFHDLRHSTATLLLEQGVDLVVIKELLGHAHIGVTTGVYAHVRLRLQHQAINTLGDALGTDNDATHDPPATAAVLDVAVTVAVKDLRSPTEHARWGFIGGVGTPSCPELPRAKRHSLENPCGPRRTPHSPSVSLSARSLKDHTGRAEFREPGKK
- a CDS encoding VWA domain-containing protein, which codes for MSQQPYVSAERGAEGGTRMCAVVTVTVALGPGGPGAPAPASPARAEVLLLDCSASMGYPRDKLWAAQDAAAEAVRALPDGTYFAIVAGRHTAELVYPTPSQSLARADATTREEALEAVARLVPSGGTAIGSWLALARELFGHEPLGQRPGAAVRHALLLSDGRNEHEERNALEAELAACAGTFTCDTRGIGEDWDPDELQLVADSLNGRADAVRDLDELPGEFRAVTAESAARTLTGLRLRLTHRPGSAPLTVQQVHPTRRDLLREAVTTGERCLEFRTPPWGEETREYLVCVAAARTPQEPVDRALWLADLKVVQEPDAEAPHPHLPPARPVLVRWTRHHDLYSQYDPKVAHYAHHDALVRGLEEGRAAHRAGDVPRALAAWGEAVRRAHAMGNQPMLQRLGDVVRIIDAETGEVEVCPDIRPLDINSAMVLRAHSTMLPPPRSPK
- a CDS encoding tyrosine-type recombinase/integrase, encoding MLGAVSYVLAADGSRKRVRVYGTTRKNVADKLAEKISDSNRSPPVAMADSTVGMYVAYWLNSVAIHRLRENTHARYAASIRLHLNPGLGAKKLARLTARDVRTFLDGLGTTCQCCAQERDSVRRSCCTIGQCCAKRLSPLTVTYVHAVLKSALEHALREDELPRNVARNVKTTAPRPRRFQPLTAPEARQFLRKANGDRLHALHEFALRTGLRKGELLGLHREDLDGGTASIHRSLQPPAPAA
- a CDS encoding extracellular solute-binding protein, whose translation is MKRTAGVVRTVVALCLLAGLALSASGCAEEPKPSVSVLGPWTGDEEESFEKVLNEFRKTGVDVDYEGTTSLRETLVAQVQAGSPPDIAVLNSVGELTEYAHDGELIPLPDAIRERSPAPWAPELTVGGRKNTYWTPVKVDLKSVVWHYTDRSAGKGAWCLGMGSGATSGWPGTDWIEDILLQRSGPAVYEQWATGELSWESEEVRDAWETWGRIITAEGGRAGAAALRNGFEGNDGKGLLKRKGECVREHQGSFARRLYDQDVRFTPSAKAVGGLANERGAYEVSGDMAAMFRDSGSARELLTFLTGDAARETWAGMDERSRPFFPVSVGPYGDAWANRAVDRALTGARRLCLDASDVMPTGVRGAFYRAVLEFLTAPGDEELLTGLLDQLEHEATRQRERGAGHVPSVCAAPAGGE